One window of the Populus nigra chromosome 4, ddPopNigr1.1, whole genome shotgun sequence genome contains the following:
- the LOC133690461 gene encoding protein WHAT'S THIS FACTOR 1 homolog, chloroplastic-like, whose translation MEPKLMFSSSIASLSTSLPFFLSQKSSYFLERPKLSVRTNLSVSPFQLENSQFLGNGLVFEERNGSFSSKFRKTRLPFEPVRAAGVKWRKERPFDNVIDRDKKLKLVMKIRKILVNQPNRIMLLRELGKFRRELGLTKKRRFIALLKKFPAVFEIVEEGVYSLQFRLTPEAERLYLEELKVRNEMEDLLVLKLRKLLMMSMDKRILLEKIAHLKTDFGLPFEFRDTICHRYPQYFRVVATGRGPALELTHWDPELAVSAAELADEENRAKELQEKDLIIDRPLKFNRVKLPKGLQLSKSEMRRVCQFRDIPYISPYSDFSHLRSGSKEKEKHACGVVHEILSLTVEKRILVDHLTHFREEFRFSQQLRGMLIRHPDLFYVSLKGDRDSVFLREAYCDSHLVEKDRLLLIKEKLRSLVMVPRFPRRGAPKTDSVGGEDGTSGHEDGIIKEAEDWSDIDSYLSGDELNDDEDDDYEDDWSDEDDDMPPDFEDDDDDGTVRIRLSKSIKQTDTVTNDKEKVLTPVFPDGRPRELW comes from the coding sequence ATGGAGCCTAAGCTCATGTTCTCCTCATCCATTGCTTCGCTATCTACTTCTTTACCCTTTTTTCTCTCACAAAAGTCTTCTTATTTCCTCGAAAGACCCAAACTTTCTGTCAGAACCAATCTCTCTGTTTCACCTTTTCAACTAGAAAATTCGCAGTTTTTAGGTAATGGTTTGGTTTTTGAAGAGAGAAACGGGTCTTTTAGTAGCAAGTTCAGAAAAACCCGTCTCCCATTTGAGCCCGTTAGAGCTGCTGGTGTCAAGTGGAGAAAGGAGCGTCCTTTTGATAATGTTATTGACAGGGACAAGAAGTTGAAATTAGTTATGAAGATAAGGAAGATTTTGGTTAATCAACCCAATAGAATTATGTTACTTAGGGAATTGGGTAAGTTTAGAAGAGAATTGGGTCTTACGAAGAAGCGTCGATTTATTGCTTTGTTGAAGAAATTCCCTGCggtgtttgagattgtggaaGAAGGGGTTTATTCATTGCAATTCAGATTGACGCCCGAGGCTGAAAGGCTGTATCTAGAGGAATTGAAGGTTAGGAATGAGATGGAGGATCTGTTGGTTCTGAAGTTGAGGAAATTATTGATGATGTCAATGGATAAGCGGATTTTGTTGGAGAAAATAGCCCATTTGAAGACTGATTTTGGGTTACCTTTTGAATTTCGGGATACGATTTGTCATAGATATCCACAATACTTTAGAGTTGTTGCAACTGGAAGGGGTCCTGCATTAGAATTAACTCATTGGGATCCTGAGCTTGCAGTATCAGCCGCTGAATTAGCTGACGAGGAAAATCGAGCCAAAGAGCTGCAAGAGAAAGATTTGATAATTGATAGACCACTAAAGTTTAACAGAGTGAAGCTGCCTAAGGGCTTACAGCTTTCCAAGAGTGAAATGAGAAGGGTTTGCCAGTTCAGAGACATACCTTACATATCTCCTTATTCAGACTTTTCCCATCTGAGATCAGGTtcgaaggagaaggaaaaacatgCTTGTGGGGTTGTTCATGAGATTTTAAGTCTCACAGTTGAGAAGCGGATCCTTGTTGATCATCTTACTCATTTTCGAGAGGAGTTCAGATTCTCTCAGCAGCTGAGGGGGATGCTAATAAGACATCCTGATTTGTTTTACGTGTCTTTGAAAGGGGATAGGGATTCAGTTTTCCTTAGGGAAGCATATTGTGATTCTCATTTGGTAGAGAAGGACCGGCTTTTGCTCATCAAAGAGAAGCTTCGTTCTCTAGTTATGGTTCCTAGATTCCCTCGGAGAGGTGCTCCGAAGACAGATTCTGTAGGTGGAGAAGATGGAACTTCGGGGCATGAAGACGGAATTATTAAGGAGGCTGAAGATTGGTCTGATATTGATAGTTACTTGAGTGGTGATGAGCtcaatgatgatgaagatgatgattatGAAGATGATTGgagtgatgaagatgatgatatgcCCCCAGattttgaagatgatgatgatgatggaacTGTGAGAATTCGTTTGAGCAAATCAATCAAGCAGACAGATACTGTAACAAATGACAAAGAGAAGGTGCTCACTCCTGTGTTTCCTGATGGCCGGCCAAGAGAGCTTTGGTGA
- the LOC133692393 gene encoding rhodanese-like domain-containing protein 4, chloroplastic has product MKALNAASLTPLSVLCERRAETRKSLSLPTVSPLKFSHSGSLSASRSAAQECLSRTLHGGVVLLSSVFSTGLARALTYEEALEKPASPFSSDFDVNGILDSVIKFGSENPTIIAGGVTVLAVPLILSLVLNKPKSWGVESAKKAYAALGDDTKAQLLDIRATVEFRQVGSPDISGLSKKPASIVYKSEDKPGFLKKLSLKFKEPENTTLFILDKFDGNSELVAELVTVNGFKAAYAIKDGAEGPRGWMSSGLPWIPPKKALSLDLSDLSDTISGAFGEGSDALPVTFALSAAAGLGVLAFSEMETILQVLGSAALIQFVSKKLLFAEDRKQTLEQVDEFLTTKIAPKELGDELKDIGRALLPVPVTTKALPAPTEASPEPAVADSTVQKAEAASQINSVPITEAKAVSVSGFSRPLSPYPYYPDLKPPTSPTPSKP; this is encoded by the exons ATGAAGGCCCTCAATGCTGCAAGCTTGACACCATTATCTGTTCTTTGTGAGAGAAGAGCAGAAACCAGAAAATCTTTATCGCTCCCTACAGTTTCACCACTCAAATTCTCTCATTCTGGCTCTTTAAGCGCGAGCCGGTCAGCTGCACAAGAATGTCTATCAAGGACTTTACATGGTGGTGTAGTGCTACTATCTTCAGTTTTTAGTACTGGGCTAGCTAGAGCTTTAACATATGAAGAAGCACTAGAAAAACCTGCGAGTCCCTTCTCATCTGATTTTGATGTTAATGGGATCCTAGATAGTGTCATCAAATTTGGATCAGAAAACCCAACAATTATAGCAGGTGGTGTTACAGTTTTGGCAGTTCCTCTGATTCTGTCTCTGGTGCTAAACAAGCCTAAGTCATGGGGTGTTGAGTCTGCAAAAAAGGCTTATGCAGCATTGGGTGATGACACAAAGGCTCAGTTACTTGATATAAGAGCAACAGTGGAGTTTCGACAAGTGGGCAGTCCTGATATCAGCGGTTTGAGCAAGAAGCCAGCGTCAATTGTTTATAAAAGTGAAGATAAGCCAGGTTTCTTGAAGAAGCTGTCTTTGAAGTTTAAGGAACCAGAGAACACCACATTGTTCATTCTAGACAA ATTTGATGGCAACTCTGAATTGGTTGCGGAGTTGGTCACTGTAAATGGATTCAAAGCAGCTTATGCAATCAAAGATGGAGCAGAGGGACCCCGCGGATGGATg AGTAGTGGGCTTCCCTGGATACCACCAAAGAAAGCATTGAGTCTTGATCTTAGCGATCTATCAGACACTATCAGTGGTGCATTTGGA GAGGGCTCCGATGCCTTGCCTGTCACCTTTGCACTTTCAGCAGCTGCTGGCTTAGGTGTACTGGCATTCTCAGAG ATGGAAACAATACTCCAAGTATTAGGCTCAGCTGCTCTAATTCAGTTTGTGAGTAAGAAACTCCTGTTTGCTGAG GACCGTAAGCAAACTCTGGAACAAGTTGATGAATTCTTGACCACCAAGATTGCACCTAAAGAGTTAGGGGATGAATTGAAG GATATAGGGAGGGCTCTTCTACCAGTACCAGTGACTACCAAGGCCCTTCCTGCACCCACAGAAGCAAGTCCAGAACCTGCTGTTGCTGATAGTACTGTGCAGAAAGCAGAAGCTGCTTCCCAGATAAATTCAGTACCCATAACAGAAGCTAAAGCTGTATCAGTTTCTGGATTTTCAAGGCCGCTTTCTCCGTATCCTTAT TATCCGGATCTCAAGCCTCCAACATCACCAACCCCATCTAAACCTTAA